A part of Propioniciclava coleopterorum genomic DNA contains:
- a CDS encoding carbohydrate ABC transporter permease, translating into MTSVTLSGGPRPQSAYSRWANRHRRWLFAAPAMVFIALLIIFPIIWTLWLSLTDASGSVRAEASFIGIDNYVTVLTDTTRFWPAVGRTALFTGVVLFFEMIFGLGIALLLWRPFRGEKWVRVAILLPLVATPVAVGMMWRLIFDPTIGPVNKILGVVGIPPQPWLAGELTALPTTMFMDIWQWTPMVALIILAGLTSLSDEPFEAARVDGASAWQTFRYITLPMLSSTLIVALMLRGIDALKTFDILLAAKGKGGGSFNEVETLNLYGYGLSFDYNEYGLSSTVLILFFIIIVASIFLLTRKREEAAK; encoded by the coding sequence GTGACGAGCGTCACCCTGAGCGGCGGCCCGCGCCCGCAGTCGGCGTACTCCCGCTGGGCCAACCGCCACCGCCGCTGGCTGTTCGCCGCTCCCGCGATGGTCTTCATCGCGCTGCTCATCATCTTCCCGATCATCTGGACGCTCTGGCTGAGCCTCACCGACGCCTCGGGCTCGGTGCGCGCCGAGGCGTCCTTCATCGGCATCGACAACTACGTCACCGTCCTGACCGACACCACGCGGTTCTGGCCGGCGGTCGGACGCACGGCGCTGTTCACCGGCGTCGTGCTGTTCTTCGAGATGATCTTCGGCCTCGGGATCGCGCTGCTGCTGTGGCGCCCGTTCCGGGGCGAGAAGTGGGTCCGGGTCGCCATCCTGCTGCCGCTGGTCGCCACCCCCGTGGCCGTCGGCATGATGTGGCGGCTGATCTTCGACCCGACGATCGGCCCGGTCAACAAGATCCTGGGCGTCGTCGGCATTCCGCCGCAGCCCTGGCTGGCCGGCGAGCTGACGGCGCTGCCGACCACGATGTTCATGGACATCTGGCAGTGGACGCCGATGGTCGCGCTCATCATCCTCGCCGGCCTGACCTCGCTGTCGGACGAGCCCTTCGAGGCCGCCCGCGTCGACGGCGCCTCGGCGTGGCAGACCTTCCGCTACATCACGCTGCCGATGCTGTCCTCGACGCTGATCGTGGCGCTCATGCTGCGCGGCATCGACGCCCTGAAGACGTTCGACATCCTGCTGGCCGCCAAGGGCAAGGGCGGCGGCTCGTTCAACGAGGTCGAGACGCTCAACCTGTACGGCTACGGGCTGAGCTTCGACTACAACGAGTACGGGCTGAGCTCCACCGTGCTGATCCTGTTCTTCATCATCATCGTGGCCAGCATCTTCCTGCTGACGCGCAAGCGCGAGGAGGCCGCGAAGTGA
- a CDS encoding ABC transporter substrate-binding protein → MTNFSRRTLLAGTGAIALVAAAGCSAGGGGAAQAPSTTVRITLANHVWTENVKKAIPEFEKATGLKLEITQLAEDQLSDQYNVKLNAGTSEIDVMMYRPLQEGRLFAQNKYFADLTEKAKGDAAWNVGDFQASPMSATTHNGQIVGIPIITEREVLYYRKDVLSKLGIEVPKTLDELKAAAKKIKEAGEMSGFVARTGKSPAVTQFSSFLFSMGGDFVDAAGKASVNTDAAKQAYALYGELIREYGPANVSTDMSWPEAMAVFTQGQAAFYTEADSLYKNATDPAKSKVSDTVGFAQFPAGPGGSKPYNIPSWALGVNAASTNVENAWKFIQWATSKEQVAAQQKSGIPGARSSVWESADGISSYPTDLAKAITDSAKVGVDHDRPVVAQVVKAREAVGQPIVDSIKGGDLSASVETAQKAFQAVLDAEKK, encoded by the coding sequence ATGACGAACTTCAGCCGACGGACGCTGCTGGCGGGCACCGGGGCGATCGCGTTGGTGGCGGCGGCCGGTTGCTCCGCGGGCGGGGGAGGGGCCGCTCAGGCGCCGTCCACGACCGTGCGGATCACGCTGGCCAACCACGTCTGGACCGAGAACGTGAAGAAGGCGATCCCCGAGTTCGAGAAGGCCACCGGCCTCAAGCTCGAGATCACCCAGCTCGCCGAGGACCAGCTGTCCGACCAGTACAACGTCAAGCTCAACGCGGGCACGTCCGAGATCGACGTGATGATGTACCGGCCGCTGCAGGAGGGTCGCCTGTTCGCGCAGAACAAGTACTTCGCCGACCTCACCGAGAAGGCCAAGGGCGACGCCGCGTGGAACGTGGGCGACTTCCAGGCCAGCCCGATGTCCGCCACGACGCACAACGGCCAGATCGTCGGCATCCCGATCATCACCGAGCGCGAGGTCCTCTACTACCGCAAGGACGTCCTGTCCAAGCTCGGCATTGAGGTCCCCAAGACCCTGGACGAGCTCAAGGCGGCCGCCAAGAAGATCAAGGAGGCGGGCGAGATGTCCGGCTTCGTGGCCCGCACCGGCAAGTCGCCCGCGGTGACCCAGTTCTCCAGCTTCCTGTTCTCGATGGGTGGCGACTTCGTCGACGCGGCCGGCAAGGCCAGCGTCAACACCGACGCCGCCAAACAGGCCTACGCGCTGTACGGCGAACTGATCCGCGAGTACGGCCCCGCCAACGTGTCGACCGACATGAGCTGGCCCGAGGCGATGGCCGTCTTCACCCAGGGGCAGGCCGCGTTCTACACCGAGGCCGACTCGCTGTACAAGAACGCCACCGACCCGGCCAAGTCGAAGGTGTCCGACACCGTCGGCTTCGCGCAGTTCCCGGCCGGCCCCGGCGGCTCGAAGCCCTACAACATCCCGTCGTGGGCGCTGGGCGTCAACGCCGCCTCGACCAACGTCGAGAACGCGTGGAAGTTCATCCAGTGGGCCACGAGCAAGGAGCAGGTCGCCGCGCAGCAGAAGTCGGGCATCCCCGGCGCGCGCAGCTCCGTGTGGGAGAGCGCCGACGGCATCAGCAGCTACCCGACCGACCTGGCCAAGGCGATCACCGACAGCGCGAAGGTGGGCGTCGACCACGACCGCCCCGTCGTCGCGCAGGTGGTCAAGGCCCGCGAGGCCGTCGGGCAGCCGATCGTCGACTCGATCAAGGGCGGCGACCTGAGCGCGTCCGTCGAGACGGCGCAGAAGGCCTTCCAGGCCGTCCTGGACGCCGAGAAGAAGTAG
- a CDS encoding FadR/GntR family transcriptional regulator, producing MSIFAAVTPPEVRDRHAVIVDALGTEICGTLPVGTVLNVDDLGTRFGASRTAIREALRVLGAKGLVEPKRGRGTITMPAGDWNLLDPDVVRWRLRSPDRFHQLKEMLELRAAFEPEASALAASCATPDQVTELLSAAAKLWGLGHRDDPEGFIEADATFHRLLLVASGNRILAQFAPVIEAILRGRLEEGLTPEHPAEGALDQHMALAGAIGRRDPGEARRLTRELVEATYAESRSLWEPGTP from the coding sequence ATGTCGATCTTCGCCGCCGTCACGCCTCCCGAGGTGCGCGACCGGCATGCGGTGATCGTGGACGCGCTGGGCACAGAGATCTGCGGCACGCTCCCGGTGGGCACCGTGCTGAACGTGGACGACCTCGGGACCCGCTTCGGCGCGTCCCGGACCGCGATCCGGGAGGCGCTGCGCGTCCTGGGCGCCAAGGGGCTCGTCGAGCCCAAGCGCGGACGCGGCACCATCACGATGCCCGCGGGCGACTGGAACCTGCTCGACCCCGACGTGGTGCGCTGGCGGCTGCGTTCGCCCGACCGCTTCCACCAGCTCAAGGAGATGCTGGAACTGCGGGCGGCGTTCGAGCCCGAGGCGTCCGCGCTGGCCGCGTCCTGCGCGACGCCCGACCAGGTCACCGAGCTGCTCTCGGCGGCGGCGAAACTGTGGGGGCTGGGGCACCGCGACGACCCCGAGGGGTTCATCGAGGCGGACGCCACGTTCCATCGGCTGCTGCTCGTCGCCTCCGGCAACCGGATCCTGGCCCAGTTCGCCCCCGTGATCGAGGCGATCCTGCGCGGCCGGCTCGAGGAGGGCCTGACGCCCGAGCACCCCGCCGAGGGCGCCCTCGACCAGCACATGGCGCTGGCCGGCGCCATCGGACGCCGCGACCCCGGCGAGGCCCGCCGGCTCACCCGCGAGCTCGTGGAGGCCACGTACGCCGAGTCCCGCAGCCTGTGGGAGCCCGGGACGCCGTGA
- a CDS encoding DsrE family protein, translated as MTGSNPPAGDGVVLQAAGPDEALALSALQSAANLLAEIGPSPVEIVVQSGAVAGLVADHPQAGRLAEKLATLPTVTVLACRNALRAHHVDEDALAPGVGVVPAGIARVVERQRDGWAYVRVG; from the coding sequence ATGACCGGATCGAACCCTCCCGCCGGCGACGGCGTCGTCCTGCAGGCCGCCGGGCCCGACGAGGCGCTGGCGCTGTCCGCGCTCCAGAGCGCCGCCAACCTGCTCGCCGAGATCGGCCCCAGCCCCGTCGAGATCGTCGTGCAGTCCGGCGCGGTCGCGGGCCTGGTCGCCGACCACCCGCAGGCGGGGCGGCTCGCCGAGAAACTCGCCACCCTGCCCACCGTGACGGTGCTGGCCTGCCGCAACGCGCTGCGCGCCCACCACGTCGACGAGGACGCCCTGGCGCCCGGCGTCGGCGTCGTGCCGGCGGGGATCGCGCGGGTCGTCGAGCGGCAGCGCGACGGCTGGGCCTACGTCCGGGTGGGCTGA
- a CDS encoding DUF2804 domain-containing protein, producing MLDHGRGRWPGRISWNWAAGSGPAGVPGVAQGLQLGAQWTEGTGSTENALLVDGVLHKLGVELTVDVDPADRLRPWRMRGARGAERVDVTLTPFHERVAAVELGIVGSRTHQCFGTWTGTVTTQSGTWSVDGLVGWIEECHQRW from the coding sequence GTGCTCGACCACGGCCGCGGCCGCTGGCCCGGCCGGATCTCCTGGAACTGGGCGGCCGGCTCGGGCCCCGCGGGCGTGCCGGGCGTGGCCCAGGGCCTCCAGTTGGGCGCCCAGTGGACCGAGGGCACCGGCTCCACCGAGAACGCCCTTCTCGTCGACGGCGTCCTGCACAAGCTCGGCGTCGAGCTCACCGTCGACGTCGACCCGGCCGACCGGCTCCGGCCCTGGCGGATGCGGGGCGCGCGCGGCGCCGAGCGCGTCGACGTGACCCTGACCCCGTTCCACGAGCGCGTCGCCGCCGTCGAACTCGGCATCGTGGGCTCGCGCACCCACCAGTGCTTCGGCACCTGGACCGGCACCGTCACGACGCAGTCCGGCACCTGGTCGGTGGACGGCCTGGTCGGCTGGATCGAGGAGTGCCACCAGCGCTGGTAG
- a CDS encoding aldo/keto reductase, whose product MIPTQPFGTTGHDSTRVIFGAAAFGEVTQAVADATMELILSHGINHIDTAASYGDAELRLGPWMRTHRDEFFLATKTGERTFQPAYDEIRRSLERLQTDQVDLLQLHNLSDPDEWEVAMAPGGALEAAVRARDEGLVRFIGVTGHGTLVPSMHLRSLEAFDFASVLLPYNHPMMRNEAYAADFEALAAVCEERDIAVQTIKSITRAPWGDQERNTTTWYRPLEDQAAIDTAVWWVLGRPGVFLNSASDPELLARQLDAAERFVGRPSEEEMDALEAAWAMEPLFA is encoded by the coding sequence ATGATTCCCACCCAGCCGTTCGGCACCACCGGCCACGACAGCACCCGGGTGATCTTCGGGGCGGCCGCCTTCGGGGAGGTCACCCAGGCGGTGGCCGACGCCACCATGGAGCTGATCCTCTCCCACGGCATCAACCACATCGACACCGCGGCCAGCTACGGGGACGCCGAACTGCGGCTCGGCCCGTGGATGAGGACGCACCGCGACGAGTTCTTCCTCGCCACCAAGACGGGCGAGCGGACGTTCCAGCCGGCCTACGACGAGATCCGCCGCTCCCTGGAGCGGCTGCAGACCGACCAGGTGGACCTGCTGCAGCTGCACAACCTGTCCGACCCGGACGAGTGGGAGGTCGCGATGGCGCCCGGCGGCGCCCTCGAGGCGGCCGTGCGGGCACGCGACGAGGGCCTGGTGCGCTTCATCGGCGTCACCGGGCACGGGACGCTGGTGCCGTCGATGCACCTGCGCTCGCTGGAGGCCTTCGACTTCGCGTCGGTGCTGCTGCCCTACAACCACCCGATGATGCGCAACGAGGCCTACGCCGCCGACTTCGAGGCGCTCGCCGCCGTGTGCGAGGAGCGCGACATCGCGGTGCAGACGATCAAGAGCATCACGCGCGCGCCCTGGGGCGACCAGGAGCGCAACACCACCACCTGGTACCGGCCGCTGGAGGACCAGGCGGCGATCGACACCGCCGTGTGGTGGGTGCTCGGACGCCCGGGCGTCTTCCTCAACTCGGCCAGCGACCCCGAACTGCTGGCCAGGCAGCTGGACGCCGCCGAGCGGTTCGTGGGGCGTCCGAGCGAGGAGGAGATGGACGCGCTCGAGGCCGCGTGGGCGATGGAGCCCCTGTTCGCGTGA
- a CDS encoding CbrC family protein gives MTTPPPNPPAREEDVAAAEATLGRRLPPWLRDRLLAENGWLIDDLRGPTNEEWQFLPVLDRRDRKAMTRTAEGIAWYTRRLADAADFGALPDGAAMVAFGRARYSHRLLLLPDPDDPAAFDDRLFRQVHTGEPTPVDRAALGRPAPPVDPAQLRPRSEIPTFRYHPDPVGTGSFVQRADRTCPACGLATGWSYVTSPYGPGRHPDLCPWCIADGSAAQKLSASFIDVYWLEGQDPPAPLDRLAELAHRTPGFASWQQEEWQYCCGDACAFHGVATADALGSLAEEERPAWLDDAFLAALRDVEADGEEPADPVPFAFRCLHCGRLRVWLDVS, from the coding sequence ATGACGACCCCGCCCCCCAACCCCCCAGCCCGCGAGGAGGACGTCGCGGCCGCCGAGGCGACGCTGGGACGCCGGCTCCCGCCCTGGCTGCGCGACCGACTGCTCGCCGAGAACGGCTGGCTGATCGACGACCTGCGGGGGCCCACCAACGAGGAGTGGCAGTTCCTCCCGGTCCTAGATCGGCGCGACCGCAAGGCCATGACGCGCACCGCCGAGGGCATCGCCTGGTACACCCGACGCCTCGCCGACGCCGCCGACTTCGGCGCCCTCCCCGACGGGGCGGCGATGGTCGCGTTCGGGCGCGCCCGCTACTCGCATCGCCTGCTGCTGCTGCCCGACCCCGACGACCCGGCGGCGTTCGACGACCGGCTGTTCCGGCAGGTCCACACCGGGGAGCCGACCCCGGTCGACCGCGCCGCGCTCGGCCGTCCCGCCCCGCCGGTCGACCCGGCGCAACTGCGGCCACGCAGCGAGATCCCGACCTTCCGCTACCACCCCGACCCGGTGGGGACGGGGTCGTTCGTGCAGCGCGCCGACCGGACCTGCCCGGCGTGCGGGCTCGCGACCGGCTGGTCCTACGTCACCTCGCCGTACGGGCCGGGGCGCCATCCCGACCTGTGCCCGTGGTGCATCGCCGACGGCTCGGCGGCCCAGAAGCTCTCCGCGTCGTTCATCGACGTCTACTGGCTCGAGGGCCAGGACCCGCCGGCACCCCTGGACCGGCTCGCCGAGCTGGCGCACCGCACGCCCGGCTTCGCGTCCTGGCAGCAGGAGGAATGGCAGTACTGCTGCGGGGACGCCTGCGCGTTCCACGGCGTGGCGACGGCGGACGCGCTGGGCTCGCTGGCGGAGGAGGAGCGTCCGGCCTGGCTCGACGACGCGTTCCTGGCGGCGCTGCGGGACGTGGAGGCCGACGGCGAGGAGCCGGCCGACCCGGTGCCGTTCGCGTTCCGCTGCCTGCACTGCGGCCGGCTGCGCGTCTGGCTGGACGTCTCGTGA
- the rsmA gene encoding 16S rRNA (adenine(1518)-N(6)/adenine(1519)-N(6))-dimethyltransferase RsmA, whose amino-acid sequence MADLLDPRTIRNLAAELDLRPTKQRGQNFVHDANTVRRIVAASGITPDDVVLEVGPGLGSLTLGLLDIARHVTVVEIESALARRLARTVDQRAPEASGRLTVIEADALAVDDLPDPQPTALVANLPYNVSVPVLLHALERFDTLARGLVMVQLEVADRLVAKPGSKVYGVPSVKLAWYASSARIGTVPPKVFWPVPNVDSGLVSLTRHAPPNTTASRQQVFAVVDAAFAQRRKMLRGALSGLFGGSAATTAALERAGVDPQARGEVLTIDDFVRIAEQLPA is encoded by the coding sequence GTGGCTGACCTGCTCGACCCGCGGACCATCCGCAACCTGGCCGCCGAGCTGGACCTGCGGCCCACCAAGCAGCGCGGCCAGAACTTCGTGCACGACGCCAACACGGTCCGGCGGATCGTCGCGGCGAGCGGGATCACGCCCGACGACGTCGTGCTGGAGGTCGGGCCGGGGCTGGGGTCGCTCACGCTCGGGCTGCTCGACATCGCCCGGCACGTCACCGTCGTCGAGATCGAGTCGGCGCTGGCGCGCCGGCTGGCCCGCACCGTGGACCAGCGCGCGCCCGAGGCGTCCGGGCGGCTGACGGTGATCGAGGCGGACGCCCTGGCCGTCGATGACCTGCCCGACCCGCAGCCGACGGCGCTGGTGGCCAACCTGCCCTACAACGTCAGCGTCCCGGTGCTGCTGCACGCCCTGGAGCGGTTCGACACCCTCGCCCGCGGCCTGGTGATGGTGCAGCTCGAGGTCGCCGACCGGCTGGTCGCCAAGCCGGGGAGCAAGGTCTACGGCGTCCCGAGCGTCAAGCTCGCCTGGTACGCGTCCTCCGCGCGGATCGGGACGGTCCCGCCCAAGGTGTTCTGGCCCGTCCCCAACGTGGACTCGGGCCTGGTCTCGCTGACCCGACACGCCCCGCCGAACACCACGGCGTCCCGGCAGCAGGTGTTCGCCGTGGTGGACGCCGCGTTCGCGCAGCGCCGCAAGATGCTGCGCGGCGCCCTGTCGGGGCTGTTCGGGGGATCGGCGGCCACCACCGCCGCGCTGGAGCGGGCGGGCGTCGACCCGCAGGCCCGCGGCGAGGTGCTGACCATCGACGACTTCGTCCGGATCGCCGAGCAGTTGCCCGCCTGA
- a CDS encoding TatD family hydrolase, with translation MSREASLPEAPAPLPRPTTDAHTHLATTTRKTGLSAADLVSRARAVGVSRLVDVGYDLPSSVAAIAAATASDDVVAAVAIHPHDAVELGDGLDEALRGVEALLGTSDRIRGVGETGLDYYWVKDEAARARQRDAFAVQIGWAKDHDLALVIHDRDAHDDLLDVLDAQGWPARVQMHCFSGDAALARRCLDAGAYLSFPGTVTFKANEPLREAARLTPRDRILAETDAPYLTPVPVRGRPNASYLLPHTVRFLAEQRGEALEDLCGALDANATALFGDWGSRG, from the coding sequence ATGAGCCGCGAGGCGAGCCTGCCCGAGGCGCCGGCGCCGCTGCCGCGTCCCACGACGGACGCGCACACGCACCTGGCGACGACCACCCGCAAGACCGGCCTGTCGGCCGCCGACCTTGTGAGCCGCGCCCGCGCCGTGGGCGTGTCGCGCCTGGTCGACGTCGGCTACGACCTGCCCAGCTCCGTGGCGGCCATCGCGGCCGCGACCGCGTCCGACGACGTCGTCGCCGCCGTGGCGATCCACCCGCACGACGCCGTCGAACTCGGCGACGGCCTCGACGAGGCCCTGCGAGGGGTCGAGGCGCTGCTCGGCACCTCCGACCGCATCCGCGGCGTCGGTGAGACCGGCCTGGACTACTACTGGGTCAAGGACGAGGCCGCCCGCGCCCGGCAGCGCGACGCCTTCGCCGTCCAGATCGGCTGGGCGAAGGACCACGACCTCGCCCTGGTCATCCACGACCGGGACGCCCACGACGACCTGCTCGACGTGCTGGACGCCCAGGGCTGGCCGGCGCGCGTCCAGATGCACTGCTTCTCCGGGGACGCCGCCCTGGCGCGCCGCTGCCTCGACGCCGGCGCGTACCTGTCGTTCCCCGGCACGGTCACGTTCAAGGCCAACGAGCCGCTGCGGGAGGCGGCCCGCCTCACCCCGCGCGACCGGATCCTCGCCGAGACCGACGCGCCCTACCTGACGCCGGTGCCGGTGCGCGGCCGCCCGAACGCCAGCTACCTGCTGCCGCACACGGTGCGGTTCCTCGCCGAGCAGCGCGGCGAGGCCCTCGAGGACCTGTGCGGGGCCCTGGACGCGAACGCGACCGCTCTGTTCGGGGACTGGGGGAGCCGTGGCTGA
- the rsmI gene encoding 16S rRNA (cytidine(1402)-2'-O)-methyltransferase, translating to MSEPESGVLVLAATPIGDVADASPALRRALLDADVIAAEDTRRFRDLCRRLDLEPTARVVSYFDGNEAGRVEGLVAALTAGVRVVVVTDAGMPVVSDPGFRIVQAAVDADVRVTAVPGPSAVLTALAVSGLPTDRFTFEGFVSRKPGERRRALADLAAEPRTMVFFEAPHRLAAFLADAAQALGPDRPAVVCRELTKTYEEVLRGTLADLAAWAAGEVRGEITVVVAGAVARAGSLQDAVADVLAQVADGERFKNAVAAAAARHGVAKPELYDAALAARKERA from the coding sequence GTGAGCGAACCCGAGAGCGGCGTCCTGGTGCTGGCCGCGACCCCGATCGGTGACGTCGCCGACGCCAGCCCGGCGCTGCGCCGGGCGCTGCTGGACGCCGACGTGATCGCCGCCGAGGACACCCGCCGCTTCCGCGACCTGTGCCGGCGCCTGGATCTCGAGCCGACCGCCCGGGTCGTGTCGTACTTCGACGGCAACGAGGCCGGACGCGTCGAGGGCCTGGTGGCCGCGCTGACCGCGGGCGTGCGGGTCGTCGTGGTGACCGACGCGGGCATGCCGGTCGTGTCCGACCCCGGCTTCCGCATCGTGCAGGCCGCCGTGGACGCCGACGTGCGCGTCACCGCCGTCCCCGGCCCGTCTGCGGTGCTCACCGCCCTGGCCGTCTCGGGGCTGCCCACCGACCGGTTCACCTTCGAGGGCTTCGTGTCGCGCAAGCCGGGGGAGCGCCGCCGCGCGCTGGCCGACCTGGCCGCCGAGCCGCGCACCATGGTCTTCTTCGAGGCGCCGCACCGGCTCGCCGCCTTCCTCGCCGACGCGGCGCAGGCGCTCGGCCCCGACCGCCCCGCCGTCGTGTGCCGCGAACTCACCAAGACCTACGAGGAGGTGCTGCGCGGCACCCTGGCCGACCTGGCCGCGTGGGCCGCCGGTGAGGTCCGCGGCGAGATCACCGTGGTCGTCGCCGGGGCCGTCGCGCGCGCCGGCTCGCTGCAGGACGCCGTCGCCGACGTGCTGGCCCAGGTCGCCGACGGGGAACGCTTCAAGAACGCGGTCGCCGCCGCGGCGGCCCGCCACGGCGTCGCCAAGCCCGAGCTGTACGACGCCGCGCTGGCGGCACGGAAGGAGCGCGCATGA
- a CDS encoding dolichyl-phosphate-mannose--protein mannosyltransferase, with amino-acid sequence MAPVTLDRLRDGVRDNPWISWGVTVAIGALAFIIRVVNVGFPRTVVFDETYYAKDAWSLLQHGYEAEWSNGEVVNAHIIAGDLSDLTATGSFIVHPPVGKWLIALGEAAFGMNPLGWRIAAVLFGALLVMATIRLARRLSRSLLIGALAGLLLTFDGLAFTMSRIALLDVFQATFLVAAVAALVADRDHHRHRLTDAIEAKGWTDLRGTFGPLLWWRPWRWVAGLLFGLAVATKWNSLYVLAVFGIVTVIWDVGARSLAGAGFLSWTALLKEGLLAFVSLVGTAFVVYLVSWTGWLVTDGGYGRGWGLENPDHPWVAAFGPALASLLHYHQEIFEFHTGDYMREQTHPYDAHPAGWLLMLRPISFDATNAIPVGTDGCVGPETCVRVIVGMGTPVLWWAGAAALVLALIWWIAGRDWRFGVPVLGVASVWLPWFASADRPVFFFYGITIIPFTVVALALVLGLVLGPPDAPGRRRGAIIVGTLTGLVVANFAYLYPVLTDASLPYGQWLARMWLRSWI; translated from the coding sequence ATGGCCCCCGTGACCTTGGACCGGCTGCGCGACGGCGTGCGCGACAACCCCTGGATCAGTTGGGGCGTCACCGTCGCCATCGGAGCGCTGGCCTTCATCATCCGGGTGGTGAACGTCGGCTTCCCCCGGACGGTGGTCTTCGACGAGACCTACTACGCCAAGGACGCGTGGTCGCTGCTGCAGCACGGCTACGAGGCCGAGTGGAGCAACGGGGAGGTCGTCAACGCGCACATCATCGCCGGCGACCTGTCCGACCTGACCGCCACGGGCTCCTTCATCGTGCACCCGCCGGTCGGCAAGTGGCTGATCGCGCTGGGCGAGGCCGCGTTCGGCATGAACCCCCTCGGCTGGCGGATCGCCGCCGTCCTCTTCGGTGCCCTGCTCGTGATGGCCACGATCCGGCTCGCCCGCCGGCTGTCGCGCTCGCTGCTGATCGGCGCGCTCGCCGGCCTGCTGCTCACCTTCGACGGGCTCGCGTTCACGATGAGCCGCATCGCCCTGCTCGACGTCTTCCAGGCCACGTTCCTGGTGGCCGCCGTGGCGGCCCTGGTCGCCGACCGGGACCACCACCGGCACCGGTTGACGGACGCCATCGAGGCCAAGGGTTGGACCGACCTGCGCGGCACCTTCGGCCCGCTGCTGTGGTGGCGGCCCTGGCGCTGGGTCGCCGGGCTGCTGTTCGGCCTGGCGGTCGCCACCAAGTGGAACTCCCTGTACGTGCTGGCGGTGTTCGGCATCGTCACGGTGATCTGGGACGTCGGCGCACGCTCGCTGGCCGGCGCCGGCTTCCTGTCGTGGACGGCACTGCTCAAGGAGGGGCTGCTCGCGTTCGTGTCCCTGGTGGGGACCGCGTTCGTGGTCTACCTGGTGTCCTGGACGGGCTGGCTGGTCACCGACGGCGGTTACGGCCGCGGCTGGGGGCTGGAGAACCCCGACCACCCCTGGGTGGCCGCGTTCGGGCCGGCGCTCGCCTCGCTCCTGCACTACCACCAGGAGATCTTCGAGTTCCACACCGGCGACTACATGCGCGAGCAGACCCACCCCTACGACGCGCACCCGGCCGGCTGGCTGCTGATGCTGCGCCCGATCAGCTTCGACGCCACGAACGCCATCCCGGTCGGCACCGACGGCTGCGTCGGCCCCGAGACCTGCGTCCGCGTGATCGTCGGCATGGGCACGCCGGTGCTGTGGTGGGCCGGGGCGGCGGCGCTCGTCCTCGCCCTGATCTGGTGGATCGCCGGCCGGGACTGGCGCTTCGGCGTCCCCGTGCTGGGCGTCGCCTCGGTGTGGCTGCCGTGGTTCGCCTCGGCCGACCGCCCCGTCTTCTTCTTCTACGGCATCACGATCATCCCGTTCACGGTGGTCGCGCTCGCGCTGGTGCTCGGCCTGGTGCTGGGGCCCCCGGACGCCCCCGGTCGCCGGCGCGGCGCCATCATCGTCGGCACCCTGACCGGCCTGGTCGTGGCGAACTTCGCCTATCTGTATCCCGTTCTCACCGACGCGTCGCTGCCGTACGGGCAGTGGCTCGCCCGGATGTGGCTGCGGTCCTGGATCTGA